The genomic segment CGGTGCCGGCAAGTCGACGCTGGGCCGGATGGCAGCGGCCCATCTCGGCTGGCGCTTCGTGGAGCTCAACACGGAGATCGAGCGCGAGAATGGCCTGTCGGTACGCGAGATCTTCGCGATCTACGGCCAGGAAGGCTATCGCCGGCTGGAGCAGAAGGCCCTGCGCGGCCTCGCCGAGCAGCCGGGGCCGATGGTGCTCGCCACCGGCGGCAGCATCGTCGCCGAGCCGCTGACCTACGACCTGCTGCTCTCCTCCTTCTACACGATCTGGCTTCAGGCGCGCCCCGAAGAGCATCTTCAGCGGGTGCGCGACCAGGGCCATGTCGAGGGCAAGGGCGATCCGGCCTCTGTGCTGGAGGATCTGCGCGCGGTGCTGCTCAGCCGCGAGCCGCTCTACGCCCGCGCCTCCGCCGTCGTGGACACCTCCGACGTGCCGGTCGAGGTCATGGCCGAGCGTCTGATCGAAGTGATCGAGACCCGCTTCAGCGGCAACGACTCCGGTGGGCGTCGCCCGGCCGCGTGATCGCAGCCTTGCGGCGCCATCCGCCGCAGGGTGTAACCCGGCCCCTTGATGCGGCGCGGGATCGCCCCAAGCTGTAGGGCTTGACCCGGCGCGGGCGAAGACGCTTCTCTTCCGCGCTCTTTTCGCGATACGCGTCGTAACCCCACGCCCTGCCCGGCGACATAACCCGTCTCGCGGGTCGCCTCGGCGAGGCCGTGCGGGGCGGCGCGAACACGCTGCCGGAAGCGGGCACGTTGCGGCCTCAAGCCGGATGGACAGCCCACGCTGTCGAGGAGGAATGCATGTCCGCCAGTCCGTCGCTCAGCCCGGCCTCCGGGCGCGAAGGCATCGCCGGAATCGTCGATCCGCTCTGGACGCGTGTGCGCACCGAGGCGGAAACGGTGGTGCGCGACGAGCCGCAGCTCGCCTCGTTCTTCGTGGCGACCATCCTCAACCATCCGAGCCTGGAGGCGGCGGTGGCGCATCGCGTCGCCACCCGCCTCGGCCACGCCTCGCTCTCGAGCGAACTCGTCGCCCACGGTTTCCACGAAGCGCTTCAGGACGACGTTCGCATCGGCCAGAGCATGCGCGCCGACATCCTCGCGGTGATGGACCGCGACCCGGCGACGACCCGGGCGCTCGAGCCGCTGCTCTACTTCAAGGGCTTCCACGCGATCCAGGCGCACCGCCTCGCCCATTGGTACTGGGGTCAGGGCCGGCGCGACCTCGCGCTCTACCTGCAGAGCCGGTCGTCGGAAGTGTTCCAGACCGACATCCACCCGGCCGCGCGGATCGGGCGCGGGGTGTTCTTCGACCACGCCACCGGGGTCGTGATCGGCTCCACCGCGGTGATCGAGGACGACGTGTCGATCCTGCACGCGGTGACGCTCGGCGGCACGGGCAAACACGGCGGCGACCGCCACCCCAAGATCCGCCGCGGCGTGATGATCGGCGCGGGCGCCAAGATTCTCGGCAACATCGAGGTCGGGGCCTGCGCCCGGGTCGCGGCCGGCTCGGTCGTGCTCCGGT from the Methylorubrum extorquens genome contains:
- the cysE gene encoding serine acetyltransferase (Evidence 2a : Function from experimental evidences in other organisms; PubMedId : 10617639, 3309158, 9622597; Product type e : enzyme) gives rise to the protein MSASPSLSPASGREGIAGIVDPLWTRVRTEAETVVRDEPQLASFFVATILNHPSLEAAVAHRVATRLGHASLSSELVAHGFHEALQDDVRIGQSMRADILAVMDRDPATTRALEPLLYFKGFHAIQAHRLAHWYWGQGRRDLALYLQSRSSEVFQTDIHPAARIGRGVFFDHATGVVIGSTAVIEDDVSILHAVTLGGTGKHGGDRHPKIRRGVMIGAGAKILGNIEVGACARVAAGSVVLRSVPAHTTVVGVPARVVGAAGCAEPARSMDQLVAMSEFIDIAGGI
- a CDS encoding putative shikimate kinase with helix-turn-helix domain (Evidence 3 : Putative function from multiple computational evidences; PubMedId : 15299895; Product type e : enzyme); protein product: MRIEAGVGKDDEVSGAMTDAADQEASFLNELGRRVRHARTVRGLSRKLLSQASGLSERYIAQLESGQGNVSIILLRRVANAMGMRLDDLVATQEASSDWRVIRDLLDQASPDQIALAKSALAGSTGTESRTIRRRVALVGLRGAGKSTLGRMAAAHLGWRFVELNTEIERENGLSVREIFAIYGQEGYRRLEQKALRGLAEQPGPMVLATGGSIVAEPLTYDLLLSSFYTIWLQARPEEHLQRVRDQGHVEGKGDPASVLEDLRAVLLSREPLYARASAVVDTSDVPVEVMAERLIEVIETRFSGNDSGGRRPAA